The genomic segment AGGGCTTCAAAATGGAAAAATAGTTTCTGTTTGGGAAAATACAGCAATAAAACTTGGGGTGAGGTTAGAAGTTGTAATTGCTCATGAAATTGGTCACGCATTGGGAATTGCTGCTTGGAGTTCTCAACAACCAATTATGCAAGATAAAGCAGAATTACTCTATAATTTGACACTTGAGGAGTTGAAACCACATGATACAAACAAAAATTGAAGCAATTAAAAAAATGAGAGTTGAACAACTTCCAACAGGAACGGTCATACAAATTGAAAATGATTTTTATATTGTAGCAAATGCCTGTGGTGGTACTTATATCAGGAATTACAGAAAGGAAGATTAAAAAATGGCAACAACAGATCCATGTAACTGTACGCCGCTTGACTTGGCGGACGTCGAAGAACTGAATGATGTAAATGAACAACTTGTTTGTCAAGAAGCTGTGATTATTGGTGGGACAGCACCATGTGATTTACCAGTTGAGCTTGAGGAAGCTTGGGCTAAATTATGTTGTATGAATAAATCCTATAATAATATTTTGATTCAAATGAAGGAAAAAATTGATATTCTTGATAATATCATCAATAATTTAATTGATGGTGGAGCTATGAATCCAGATGGAACATTCCCAGCAGGAAAACATATTGCTTATGGTAATATTAATCTCTTTGGTGGAACTCAAGATGGTAATTCATTTATTCGTACAAATAAAGGTTCAACTGAAAATGATATTACGGCAGGCATTAATTAGAAAATAGGTTATTTATGGCTAATTTAAAACTACAATTATCAGACAGTATTACTAATAATTTCGGTAATAAAATTGCGCCTTGGGCTGGTAACTATTCACGTGCTAAAACATGGAAATTACCAA from the Lactococcus allomyrinae genome contains:
- a CDS encoding matrixin family metalloprotease, whose product is MRIEERKARDFWEKQGYDTSGIMVQLKNTKNRRRVLGLQNGKIVSVWENTAIKLGVRLEVVIAHEIGHALGIAAWSSQQPIMQDKAELLYNLTLEELKPHDTNKN